From Anopheles funestus chromosome 3RL, idAnoFuneDA-416_04, whole genome shotgun sequence, a single genomic window includes:
- the LOC125770234 gene encoding 26S proteasome non-ATPase regulatory subunit 7 encodes MPSELSTTKVIVHPLVLLSVVDHFNRMGKIGNQKRVVGVLLGCWRAKGVLDVSNSFAVPFDEDDKDKSVWFLDHDYLENMYGMFKKVNARERVVGWYHTGPKLCQNDIAINELIRRYCPNSVLVIIDAKPKDLGLPTEAYIAVEEVHDDGSPTSKTFEHVPSEIGAEEAEEVGVEHLLRDIKDTTVGSLSQKITNQLLGLKGLNAQLRDIKNYLLKVGNGQLPINHQIVYQLQDILNLLPDIAQENFTDTLYVKTNDQMLVVYLASLVRSIIALHNLINNKLTNRDAEEGKKSDDAKDKKGQDGKDAGADKDKTKKENEKDGKKEDSKADKGKEEKKK; translated from the exons ATGCCGTCGGAACTCAGCACGACTAAGGTAATTGTCCATCCGCTGGTGCTGCTCAGCGTGGTGGACCACTTTAACCGGATGGGCAAGATCGGCAATCAGAAACGCGTTGTTGGTGTCTTGCTCGGTTGCTGGCGTGCGAAAGGCGTTCTGGATGTGTCCAACAGCTTCGCAG TTCCCTTTGACGAGGACGACAAAGACAAGTCGGTCTGGTTCCTCGACCATGACTACTTGGAAAACATGTACGGTATGTTTAAGAAAGTGAATGCACGCGAGCGTGTCGTAGGCTGGTACCACACTGGCCCAAAGCTCTGCCAAAACGATATCGCGATTAACGAACTGATCAGACGCTACTGTCCGAACTCCGTGTTGGTCATCATCGATGCTAAACCGAAGGATTTGGGACTTCCAACGGAGGCTTACATAGCGGTAGAAGAAGTTCACGATGACGGTTCGCCTACGTCGAAAACGTTCGAGCACGTTCCGAGTGAGATCGGTGCCGAAGAGGCAGAAGAGGTGGGAGTCGAACATCTGCTGCGTGACATCAAGGATACGACGGTTGGCAGCCTATCGCAAAAGATCACAAACCAGCTGTTGGGCCTGAAAGGACTGAATGCACAGCTGCGTGATATTAAAAACTATTTACTCAAGGTTGGCAATGGTCAGCTACCGATAAATCATCAAATCGTATACCAGCTTCAGGACATACTGAACCTACTGCCGGACATAGCGCAGGAAAACTTCACCGACACGCTGTACGTGAAAACGAACGATCAGATGCTGGTCGTTTATCTGGCATCGTTGGTACGATCCATCATCGCTCTGCACAATCTGATCAACAACAAACTAACGAACCGGGATGCTGAGGAAGGCAAGAAGAGCGATGACGCAAAGGATAAAAAGGGGCAGGATGGTAAGGATGCGGGTGCCGACAAGGATAAGACCAAGAAGGAAAATGAGAAGGACGGCAAAAAAGAAGATTCAAAAGCTGATAaggggaaagaagaaaagaaaaagtag
- the LOC125769513 gene encoding zinc finger protein 91-like, which translates to MDIGNSTDPEMLPGCCRICVSTCDVRFCIHEQQESSLSLHLMLAKLFPAVFNLEQVEHDRSRNWPAAICQECKCKVINAYTLYELCEKSVDLLNQQQFEMSSGEGGNTSNEYYYSNKPSEDVALEIENVFSVKLEKPNHSMNWPSTLSQDDKCKVPKSCVLHAQSEKNIEFSDHKQLETNDDGALVVTKEAYFTNDLPEKVPPVTEENPFEEGLPVELIVLDTFSQTVRKSKRISFKKRQNVMHTVTKRKQTKPGKLSCSEEHEDLNDKSNGKRTKLHSDDGSLSDEKSKENLHLHFDAKTSRTASSKARGSKLKRVKTKIDSPETIHVDAENLETKIDLYRCLFCDAPTYSSPKELTEHLKENHPDQLRRCEHCPKVFVTQTSFEQHQYCHATGRSYFCTFCDKGFQTEKLLNSHIRTHTHRLNFLCSHCGKEFNNKSNLRQHIISHSGDKPWACNLCPCRFSTKGGLTIHQNTHTKVKAFSCDTCGSQFNKHYSLIKHKLIHTGERPFGCEVCGMRFTTSYMVKRHMRTHTGEKPFKCTYCDRSFSQSNDMVKHMKIHVGNTPYQCDRCDVSFRLLTDLRNHYKEHYQKGEHGPGSSPENGEGIRFTSIDILQLRFKKEKGTLLGNEFLDLCGLLHFTTMNVEEVWHTADPGSCCRICVVQMDECYRMHEPLDANATTSLQIVLEKIFPAVFNEVQLQHDYSMNWPTAVCRDCKRKVQDAYELYESCLDSCDKLQKRGFTKEKFHEEVSQILHPVDCIIDEPTEEFVECDLIAEGAEEPEEILTVSRRSVKTRQNEMKGTAKAQKASTVPEHADIKEEINELTIEELIDENDTEFVEEKITEPDWEPPARKARKPRTQKTKLKTENTSRERKKRETKVVMKQKDKEQEELLESKIEVHPCQLCVGLTYASPNDLSDHLKAEHSNQIQSCEKCPKVFVSDQAFQHHQYCHATGRSFFCVFCDKGYQTEVLLKNHLKSHTRDPKFLCSICGKGFTNKSGLQKHMTFHTDSKSWPCSLCPCRFNTKACLTVHMRTHSKNKIYTCSTCGSQFNKHYSMVKHQIIHTGERPFVCDLCPMRFVSPYHVKRHMLTHTGEKPYKCTYCDRSFAQSNVLVKHMRTHIGDNPYQCDRCDASFRLLKDLRNHYKEHYDESEKGIGPSPVVDDKDIRFTSTEILKLRYQKEMIQRVEVSYDN; encoded by the exons ATGGATATAGGAAACAGCACAGATCCGGAAATGCTGCCAGGTTGTTGCCGTATTTGTGTTTCAACGTGCGATGTACGATTTTGCATTCACGAACAGCAGGAAAGTTCTTTAAGCTTACACTTAATGCTGGCAAAGCTGTTTCCAGCTGTGTTTAATTTGGAGCAGGTGGAGCACGACCGCAGCAGGAACTGGCCGGCTGCAATCTGCCAAGAATGTAAATGTAAAGTGATCAATGCGTACACGTTGTATGAACTGTGTGAAAAAAGTGTGGATTTGCTGAATCAGCAACAGTTTGAAATGAGCAGTGGTGAGGGAGGAAATACAAGCAACGAGTATTATTACAGCAACAAACCATCGGAGGATGTAGCACTGGAAATAGAGAACGTATTTAGCGTAAAGCTGGAAAAGCCTAACCACAGTATGAATTGGCCATCTACACTATCTCAAGACGATAAGTGTAAAGTGCCAAAGTCGTGCGTGTTGCATGCCCAATCTGAGAAGAACATCGAATTCTCGGACCACAAACAGCTTGAAACGAACGACGACGGGGCGCTCGTTGTAACAAAGGAAGCGTATTTCACAAACGACCTGCCAGAAAAAGTACCGCCGGTTACCGAGGAAAATCCGTTTGAAGAAGGATTACCCGTGGAGCTTATTGTTCTcgatacattttctcaaactgtGCGAAAATCTAAGAGGATATCGTTCAAAAAGCGCCAAAATGTAATGCACACTGtaacgaaaagaaagcaaactaAACCCGGCAAACTTAGCTGTTCCGAAGAACATGAAGACTTGAACGATAAAAGTAATGGAAAACGGACAAAGTTACACAGCGACGATGGCAGTCTTTCGGATgagaaaagtaaagaaaacctACATTTGCATTTCGATGCCAAAACTTCCCGTACGGCTTCGTCCAAAGCTCGTGGCAGCAAGCTCAAAagagttaaaacaaaaatcgattcaCCAGAAACAATACACGTAGATGCAGAAAATCTGGAGACCAAAATCGATCTGTaccgttgtttgttttgtgatgcACCGACCTACTCCTCACCAAAAGAACTCACCGagcatttgaaagaaaatcatCCCGATCAACTACGGCGTTGCGAACACTGTCCGAAGGTGTTCGTGACTCAAACGTCCTTCGAGCAGCATCAATACTGCCATGCAACAGGACGATCCTACTTTTGCACGTTTTGCGACAAAGGATTTCAAACCGAAAAGCTGCTTAACAGTCACATACGTACTCATACCCACCGGTTGAACTTTTTGTGTTCTCACTGTGGCAAAGAGTTTAACAACAAGAGTAATCTACGTCAACACATAATTAGCCATTCGGGTGATAAACCGTGGGCATGCAATCTGTGTCCGTGTCGCTTTAGTACGAAAG GCGGATTAACGATACatcaaaatacacacacgaaAGTAAAAGCGTTCAGCTGCGATACCTGTGGGTCGCAGTTTAATAAACATTACTCACTCATCAAGCACAAGCTGATTCATACAG GCGAGCGTCCGTTCGGTTGCGAAGTTTGTGGCATGCG GTTTACTACGAGCTACATGGTTAAACGTCACATGCGTACTCATACGGGTGAGAAACCATTTAAGTGCACTTACTGCGATCGCAGCTTCTCACAAAGCAACGATATGGTGAAGCATATGAAAATACACGTTGGCAATACGCCGTACCAGTGCGATCGTTGTGACGTATCGTTTAGGTTGCTCACGGATCTACGCAATCACTACAAAGAGCATTATCAGAAGGGTGAACATGGTCCAGGTTCATCGCCGGAAAATGGTGAAGGTATACGCTTTACCAGCATTGACATTTTGCAgttaagatttaaaaaagaaaagggaacaTTATTAGGAAACGAA TTTCTCGATTTGTGTGgtttgcttcattttacaACAATGAATGTGGAGGAGGTTTGGCATACGGCGGATCCAGGGAGTTGTTGCCGCATATGTGTAGTGCAAATGGATGAATGTTACCGGATGCACGAACCACTGGATGCAAACGCCACGACGAGTTTGCAAATCGTTCTGGAGAAGATATTTCCAGCTGTGTTCAATGAAGTGCAACTGCAGCACGACTACAGCATGAACTGGCCAACGGCGGTGTGTCGAGATTGTAAACGGAAAGTACAAGATGCGTACGAACTGTACGAGAGCTGCCTTGATAGCTGTGATAAGCTACAGAAGAGAGGTTTTACCAAGGAGAAGTTTCACGAAGAAGTTTCACAAATACTCCATCCGGTGGATTGTATTATCGATGAACCAACGGAAGAGTTTGTAGAATGTGATCTTATAGCCGAAGGCGCTGAGGAACCGGAAGAAATCCTGACCGTTTCACGACGATCCGTAAAAACGCGCCAAAACGAGATGAAAGGAACAGCAAAAGCTCAGAAAGCTTCAACCGTCCCTGAGCACGCGGACATTAAGGAAGAAATTAATGAGCTAACAATAGAAGAACTGATTGATGAAAATGAtacagaatttgttgaagaaaagATCACCGAGCCTGATTGGGAACCACCAGCACGTAAAGCCAGAAAACCCAGAacccagaaaacaaaactaaaaaccgaAAATACTTCACGGGAacggaaaaagagagagacgAAAGTAGTGATGAAGCAGAAAGATAAGGAACAGGAAGAATTGTTGGAATCAAAAATAGAAGTACATCCATGCCAGCTATGCGTTGGACTTACGTATGCGTCACCAAATGATTTGTCTGATCATTTGAAGGCGGAGCATTCGAATCAGATACAATCATGTGAAAAGTGCCCAAAGGTTTTCGTTAGCGATCAAGCTTTCCAGCATCATCAGTACTGCCACGCTACGGGACGTTCGttcttctgtgtgttttgtgacAAGGGTTATCAGACGGAAGTTCTTCTAAAAAATCACCTTAAGTCACATACACGAGACCCGAAATTTCTATGTTCCATTTGCGGAAAGGGATTTACAAATAAAAGCGGTCTTCAGAAACACATGACATTCCATACGGATAGCAAGTCATGGCCTTGCAGTTTATGCCCATGCCGTTTCAATACAAAAG CTTGCTTAACTGTACACATGCGCACACACTCGAAAAACAAGATTTACACTTGTTCGACCTGCGGTTCACAGTTCAACAAGCATTATTCGATGGTCAAGCATCAGATAATTCACACAG GAGAGCGTCCGTTTGTGTGTGATCTATGTCCCATGAG GTTTGTCTCGCCATATCACGTAAAGCGTCACATGCTTACGCACACGGGTGAAAAGCCTTATAAGTGCACCTACTGCGATCGAAGCTTTGCACAAAGCAACGTtttggtaaaacacatgcgcACACACATCGGTGACAATCCGTATCAGTGCGATCGTTGTGACGCATCCTTCCGGCTGCTGAAGGATCTGCGCAACCACTACAAAGAGCACTATGACGAGAGTGAGAAAGGAATTGGTCCCTCGCCGGTGGTGGACGATAAGGATATTCGTTTTACTAGTACCGAAATATTAAAGCTACGATACCAAAAAGAAATGATTCAAAGAGTTGAGGTCAGCTACGACAATTAA
- the LOC125770185 gene encoding zinc finger protein 436-like, with product MEEEFLTIAMKPTLCRICAVLCPEQYCIYEAVYKDEAISMHMMMEKLVPSVFNAEQVKMDEFMCWPRKICADCKDKVLGAYALYEQCMKSGDLLRECMSRKTESYIIEDVYEDVKQNFVLDSSLELASNYEDDETSEPTQLAQRPTLKRAARKWHIVESTQQDISSFNIKSDVIEDRSPTPTEDYELHTDDEDDEQQSHSASTSSKKVSRNTSARQRKASKRGSAAGKEKPQRNQARAKRKVQEPKEDISDETKEPETKVDTYRCLLCNAPTYSSPKELTEHLKTEHPDQIHCCTQCPKVFMTKAAFEHHQYCHATGRSHFCMFCDKGFQTEQLLKNHIRTHTHGTGFLCSHCGQEFSNRSNLRQHLIRHTGDKPWQCTLCPSRFSMKSYLDRHQHTHTKAKYFSCDTCGSQFSRHYSLVKHQLIHTGDRYFTCEVCNMRFTSSHHVKRHMLTHTGEKPFKCTYCERSFTQSNDMVKHMKAHVGSNPYQCDRCDASFRLLTDLRNHYKDHYQSGNKEALSGEEDKNIRFTSTNILKIRYEKEMNQSADKSIPDKLSA from the exons ATGGAGGAAGAATTTTTGACTATTGCTATGAAACCGACGCTTTGTCGTATTTGTGCTGTATTATGTCCCGAACAATACTGTATCTATGAAGCTGTGTACAAGGATGAAGCAATAAGCATGCATATGATGATGGAAAAGTTGGTTCCCTCCGTGTTCAATGCGGAGCAAGTGAAGATGGATGAGTTCATGTGCTGGCCAAGAAAAATTTGTGCAGATTGTAAGGACAAGGTATTGGGTGCGTATGCTTTATACGAGCAGTGCATGAAAAGTGGCGATCTTCTGAGAGAATGTATGTCCCGAAAAACCGAATCATACATAATCGAAGATGTGTACGAGGATGTGAAGCAAAACTTTGTTCTTGATAGTTCTCTTGAGCTGGCATCCAACTATGAAGATGATGAAACGAGCGAACCAACGCAATTAGCTCAAAGACCAACGCTTAAGAGGGCTGCCCGAAAATGGCATATCGTGGAAAGCACGCAGCAGGATATTTCATCGTTTAATATAAAATCCGATGTGATAGAAGACCGTTCCCCCACACCAACGGAAGATTACGAGCTACACacagatgatgaagatgatgaacaACAATCCCATAGCGCGTCCACATCAAGTAAAAAAGTTTCACGCAATACTTCCGCACGACAACGAAAGGCATCGAAGCGTGGTTCTGCCGCTGGCAAGGAAAAACCGCAGAGAAATCAAGCAAGGGCTAAGCGAAAGGTGCAAGAACCTAAAGAAGACATTTCGGACGAAACGAAGGAACCGGAAACCAAGGTAGATACATACCGCTGTCTGCTTTGCAATGCGCCGACCTACTCCTCGCCGAAAGAACTTACGGAGCACTTGAAAACGGAACATCCCGATCAGATTCACTGTTGCACACAGTGTCCGAAGGTGTTCATGACCAAAGCGGCCTTTGAGCATCACCAGTACTGTCACGCTACTGGCCGATCGCATTTCTGCATGTTTTGCGACAAAGGGTTTCAAACGGAGCAGCTGCTTAAGAATCACATACGAACGCACACCCATGGTACAGGCTTTTTGTGCTCCCATTGCGGTCAAGAGTTTAGCAACAGAAGCAACCTTCGACAGCATCTGATTCGTCATACTGGCGATAAACCATGGCAATGTACCTTATGCCCGAGCCGCTTCAGCATGAAAA GTTATTTAGACAGACATCAACATACACATACGAAAGCTAAATACTTCAGCTGCGACACGTGTGGATCTCAATTTAGCAGACATTACTCATTAGTAAAACACCAGCTTATCCATACGG GCGATCGCTACTTTACCTGTGAGGTTTGCAATATGAG ATTCACCTCAAGCCATCACGTAAAGCGTCACATGCTTACGCACACGGGAGAAAAACCATTCAAATGCACTTACTGCGAGCGTAGCTTTACGCAAAGCAATGATATGGTGAAGCATATGAAAGCGCACGTTGGTAGCAATCCGTACCAGTGCGATCGTTGCGATGCATCTTTCCGGCTGCTCACGGATCTACGGAATCACTACAAGGACCATTATCAGTCGGGCAACAAAGAGGCACTTTCAGGCGAGGAGGATAAAAACATACGCTTTACAAGcacaaatattttgaaaattcgaTACGAGAAGGAAATGAACCAGTCTGCCGACAAGAGCATACCAGATAAACTTAGTGCATAA
- the LOC125770303 gene encoding zinc finger protein 567-like: MNVEEVWHTADPGSCCRICVVQMDECYPMHEPLDANATTSLQIVLEKIFPAVFNEVQLQHDYSMNWPTAVCRDCKRKVQDAYELYESCLDSCDKLQKRGFIKEKFHEEVSQILHPVDCIIDEPTEEFVECDLIAEGAEEPEEILTVSRRSVKTRQKEMKGTAKAQKASTVPEHADIKEEINELTIEELIDENDTEFVEEKITEPDWEPPARKARKPRTQKTKLKSENTSRERKKRETKGVMKQKDKEQEESLESKMEINRCQLCNGPTYASSKDLTDHLKAEHSSQIRFCDKCPKVFVSEQAFQHHQYCHATGRSFFCTFCDKGFQTELLLKNHVRFHTRGTKFLCAICGKGLANKGSLQMHMLLHDDSKSYPCSLCPCRFNTKTCLNVHMRTHTKNKIYTCSTCGSQFNKHYSMVKHQIIHTGERPFVCDLCPMRFVSPYHVKRHMLTHTGEKPFKCTYCDRGFAQSNVLVKHMRTHIGDNPYQCDRCDASFRLLKDLRNHYKEHYDESEKGIGPSPVVEDKDIRFTSTDILKLRYRKEMSQLTLKSEASEDTNGSVV, from the exons ATGAATGTGGAGGAGGTTTGGCATACGGCGGATCCAGGGAGTTGTTGCCGCATATGTGTAGTACAAATGGATGAATGTTATCCGATGCACGAACCACTGGATGCAAACGCCACGACGAGTTTGCAAATCGTTCTGGAGAAGATATTTCCAGCCGTGTTCAATGAAGTGCAACTGCAGCACGACTACAGCATGAACTGGCCAACGGCGGTCTGTCGAGACTGTAAACGGAAAGTACAAGATGCGTACGAACTGTACGAGAGCTGCCTTGATAGCTGTGATAAGCTACAGAAGAGAGGTTTTATCAAGGAGAAGTTTCACGAAGAAGTTTCACAAATACTCCATCCGGTCGATTGTATTATCGATGAACCGACGGAAGAGTTTGTTGAATGTGATCTTATAGCAGAAGGCGCTGAGGAACCGGAAGAAATCCTGACCGTTTCACGGCGATCCGTAAAAACGCGCCAAAAAGAGATGAAAGGAACAGCAAAAGCTCAGAAAGCTTCAACCGTCCCTGAGCACGCGGACATTAAGGAAGAAATTAATGAGCTAACAATAGAAGAACTGATTGACGAAAATGAtacagaatttgttgaagaaaagATCACCGAGCCCGATTGGGAACCACCAGCACGTAAAGCCAGAAAACCCAGAacccagaaaacaaaactaaaatccGAAAATACTTCACGGGaacgaaaaaagagagagacgAAAGGAGTGATGAAGCAGAAGGACAAGGAACAGGAAGAGTCCCTGGAATCCAAGATGGAAATAAATCGTTGTCAGCTATGCAACGGACCTACATATGCGTCTTCAAAAGATCTGACCGACCACTTAAAGGCGGAGCATTCCAGTCAAATACGATTCTGTGACAAGTGTCCAAAGGTATTTGTAAGCGAGCAAGCCTTCCAGCATCATCAGTACTGCCACGCAACGGGACGTTCGTTCTTTTGTACGTTTTGTGACAAGGGTTTCCAGACGGAGCTACTGCTAAAGAATCATGTTCGGTTTCATACGCGAGGCACGAAATTTCTTTGTGCAATATGTGGTAAAGGCTTGGCTAACAAGGGCAGTTTACAAATGCATATGCTGCTGCATGACGATAGTAAATCATATCCATGCAGTTTATGTCCATGCCGTTTCAATACGAAAA CTTGCTTAAATGTTCACATGCGTACACATACGAAAAACAAGATTTACACTTGTTCGACTTGTGGCTCTCAGTTCAACAAGCATTATTCGATGGTGAAGCATCAGATAATTCACACAG gAGAACGTCCGTTTGTGTGTGATCTGTGTCCTATGAG GTTCGTCTCACCGTATCATGTGAAGCGTCACATGCTTACGCACACGGGTGAGAAACCTTTCAAATGCACTTACTGTGATCGTGGTTTCGCACAAAGCAACGTTTTGGTAAAGCACATGCGCACACACATCGGTGACAATCCGTATCAGTGCGATCGTTGTGACGCATCCTTCCGGCTGCTGAAGGATCTGCGCAACCACTACAAAGAGCACTATGACGAGAGTGAGAAAGGTATTGGACCTTCGCCGGTGGTGGAAGATAAGGATATTCGATTTACTAGTACAGATATATTGAAGCTGCGATACCGGAAAGAAATGAGTCAACTCACTCTAAAAAGTGAGGCAAGCGAAGACACCAACGGCTCTGTGGTTTAG